Genomic segment of Anaerobacillus alkaliphilus:
ATCGATTACGGGGTTCAATTGAGTTAGTAACACAGCATGTAGATGCGAAGTTGCCAGAAAGGGTGTTTATGAATATCGAGACGTTTGTCCAAGGAAAGCAAGAAGTACATCCGCTGCTTTTCTCAGGAACTTGGAATGTGAGTTTTGATGTCATGGAGGGTGCGATTCAGGAAGTTCAATCTCTTGTGACAAATAAAGAATTCACTCTGTCTTTGGACGAACTAAAGTTAGAAAATAACATTGACCATGTCATCTCTTACCCTACAATGACAGAAGTGAAAATTAGCCTCCTATCACGAGAGCTTATTCCAGAACAAGGGTTACTATATTCCTATCATTTAGTTGATGAAGAGGGGCGAGTATACAACCAAATTGGTGATGGTATCTTAACCGATACAGGAGATGTAATTCCTCAATTTGAAACAACCTACTTTAAGCAACCGAAAGAGTTATATTTAATTTTTACTGAGGTAAAACTTACTAGTTCTGAGGATGAAAAAGTCTTTCATTTAAAACATTCTATTAGACTGTATTAATCTTAACCAAAGAGAGGGTGCTTTTACACCCTCTTTTATTGACCTTAATCAGGGGAGTGGGGATGTATGGCGTTCAGTATTTGGTTGAGAAGATAAAGGGAAATAATTTTGTACAGTAGAAAGATTTAAGCCCCTGCTCAAATGAGTAGGGGCTTTATCTATAACTATTATAACAAACTTTTCCATTTATTTGTAGACTGTGATTTCGGGAGTCAAAAGATTAAGATAAATATATGTCTATTACCTTGGAGGGATTGGATGTTAGGACTAAAAAAAGGTGAAGTAAAGCTAGTAGATTACTCGGATCGATGGAAGAAGTTATTTGAGGAAGAATGTGATCTATTACATTCAATCATAGGTAAACATACAAAGGATATTCAACATTTTGGCAGTACCGCTATTCATGGTATTCAAGCGAAGCCGATGATTGATATTCTAGTTGGGGTTGAGTCATTACGTATGGTCGAACACTTCGATCAACAACGTTTAAAAGAAATAGGATACTATCATTTACCCAGAGTACAAATTGAAAGGAAAGTGGTTTTCGCTAAATTTTCTAACTTAGAAACCCTTACGAAAACCCACGTTATGCATGTGGTTGAATATGGGGGTTCATGGTGGCAGGAACATATTTTCTTTCGCAATTACTTAAATGCACATCAAGAAGCTGCAATTGAATATGAAGCATTGAAAAAAAGGTTAGCACGAACATACCCAAACGATGAGCGGTCTTATACAGATGAAAAAAAGCGATTTGTTGATGATATTTTAATGAGGAGGGCGGTCAATGATTGAACTAAGATATTTTGTACGGAGTGATTTTAACCAGTTGATTAGCTGGGTAAATTCACCCGAATTTATACTGCAATGGGCAGGAACTTCTTTTGTATACCCTTTAGATGAAGCTCAGTTAGAGAATTATATCGAGAACGCCAATCATGAAAACGCGGACATCTTGATTTATAAAGTGGTGGATACGAAAACTAACGATGTGATCGGTCA
This window contains:
- a CDS encoding GrpB family protein → MLGLKKGEVKLVDYSDRWKKLFEEECDLLHSIIGKHTKDIQHFGSTAIHGIQAKPMIDILVGVESLRMVEHFDQQRLKEIGYYHLPRVQIERKVVFAKFSNLETLTKTHVMHVVEYGGSWWQEHIFFRNYLNAHQEAAIEYEALKKRLARTYPNDERSYTDEKKRFVDDILMRRAVND